From the Oryza glaberrima chromosome 5, OglaRS2, whole genome shotgun sequence genome, one window contains:
- the LOC127774601 gene encoding uncharacterized protein LOC127774601, translated as MEDLLGAEVGKNDYDWLLTPPGTPRCPVLEVAEKTPSPNILPKRTATRSSSTTRASRLSVSQTENGHSTAPTRPARSNSVTRPSIQSTLMSSSNRTAVLNTSISSVSSRPTTPSRRSSTVVAPKQSIAASRPVPARSSTPVKTRPSTPTKTRPSTPVRTRQTANSTSDSAAARTTSAQNSRPSTPTSRSRAMPNSSSGAIPAMSRPGASTISATSRSNASTISATSRPGSSSSNVPGISRATSLSSSTVPSMSRSSSRSSTPTRQPAMRSSAPAVGRSPSVGRSSSISSLTSSINRPAANGGRNSAPSSAPSSRPSSPGPRPRAPVRPLDIPDFPNETPPNLRTKLPERPLSAGRSRPGMALGVRSTSNTEPSAASAPVKKVSVPAMSRSKFSDAPSRTPTLTNGRQNRQSERSTVDSQPSKVSRPATGTDNGFGMTMSKKSLDMAIRHMDIRQNLGGIRGASLFPHSIRSTAGKGRPARMSDPGHTISNGDHRHYADNGSTNGHFSGDSNGALSRNGGSSTDSPDRGSIGGKETLSELDMYGSSRYEAMLLREDVRNTSWLHGFDDSKPDQSPLFDHRFEPLPEPFSPL; from the exons ATGGAGGACCTGCTGGGCGCGGAGGTCGGCAAGAACGACTATGACTG GCTTCTTACTCCCCCTGGGACACCCCGTTGTCCTGTACTGGAGGTTGCTGAGAAAACACCATCCCCAAATATATTACCTAAGCGCACTGCCACTAGATCATCGTCAACCACCAGAGCATCGAGG CTTTCAGTATCTCAAACAGAGAATGGTCATTCTACAGCTCCCACTAGACCAGCTAGAAGTAACTCTGTCACTCGCCCTTCTATTCAGTCCACTCTCATGTCTAGCTCCAACAGGACAGCAGTTCTCAATACAAGCATTTCCTCCGTCAGCTCAAGACCTACAACCCCAAGTAGGCGAAGCAGCACTGTTGTTGCACCAAAGCAATCAATTGCAGCTTCACGCCCTGTTCCAGCAAGGTCCTCCACTCCTGTTAAAACTCGTCCATCTACACCAACCAAAACTCGCCCATCTACTCCTGTGAGAACTCGTCAAACAGCCAATTCTACAAGCGACTCAGCTGCTGCCAGGACCACATCCGCTCAAAATTCAAGGCCATCAACGCCAACCTCTAGATCACGTGCTATGCCCAATTCATCTTCTGGTGCAATTCCTGCAATGAGCCGCCCAGGTGCATCTACAATTTCTGCAACAAGTCGCTCAAATGCATCTACAATATCTGCAACAAGCCGTCCTGGCTCATCCTCAAGTAATGTACCTGGGATAAGCCGTGCCACCTCATTGTCTTCAAGTACAGTTCCTTCAATGAGCCGCTCCAGCTCACGTTCATCCACACCTACACGCCAGCCTGCAATGCGCTCATCGGCCCCTGCTGTTGGTCGCTCGCCTTCTGTTGGGCGGAGTTCAAGCATCAGTAGCTTGACATCATCTATCAATCGACCTGCAGCAAATGGTGGCCGGAACTCAGCACCTTCATCGGCTCCGTCATCTCGTCCAAGTTCCCCTGGTCCACGACCTCGAGCTCCAGTTCGTCCACTTGATATCCCTGATTTTCCAAATGAAACACCACCAAATCTTAGGACAAAACTGCCTGAACGGCCACTATCTGCTGGTAGATCACGGCCAGGCATGGCTTTAGGAGTAAGATCAACCTCAAATACTGAACCATCAGCTGCCTCAGCTCCTGTAAAGAAGGTGTCTGTGCCTGCTATGAGTCGAAGTAAATTTTCTGATGCACCATCCAGGACACCTACTCTCACAAATGGACGCCAAAACAGACAGAGTGAGAGGTCTACTGTGGATAGTCAACCTAGTAAAGTCTCCAGGCCTGCCACAGGGACAGATAATGGATTTGGGATGACGATGTCAAAGAAGTCACTTGACATGGCAATCAGGCACATG GACATTCGGCAGAACTTAGGTGGAATCCGTGGCGCATCCCTCTTCCCGCATAGCATCCGCTCAACCGCCGGCAAGGGCAGGCCAGCTCGAATGTCAGATCCTGGGCACACCATCTCAAACGGAGACCACCGGCACTACGCCGACAATGGCAGCACCAACGGGCACTTCTCTGGGGACTCCAATGGGGCTCTCTCGCGCAACGGTGGCAGCTCGACCGACTCACCCGACCGGGGAAGCATCGGAGGCAAGGAGACGCTGAGCGAGCTGGACATGTACGGCAGCTCGCGCTACGAGGCGATGCTGCTGAGGGAGGACGTGAGGAACACGAGCTGGCTGCACGGCTTCGACGACAGCAAGCCCGACCAGAGCCCACTGTTCGACCACCGGTTCGAGCCGCTCCCAGAGCCCTTCAGCCCGCTATGA
- the LOC127772860 gene encoding V-type proton ATPase subunit E2-like isoform X1, protein MNDADVGKQIQQMVRFILQEAEEKASEISVAAEEEFNIEKLQLVESEKRRIRQDYERKAKQVDVGRKIEYSTQLNAARIKVLRAQDGVVGEMKEDAGKSLLRVTKDATAYRKVLKGLIVQSLLRLREPSVVLRCREADRGHVESVLEAAKKEYAEKAKVNLPKILIDGKVYLPPPKTARDAHGPFCSGGVVIASQDGKIVCNNTLDARVEISFKQKLPEVYMSYLIHQCMVIQWI, encoded by the exons ATGAACGATGCCGACGTCGGGAAGCAGATCCAGCAGATGGTCAGGTTCATCCTGCAGGAGGCCGAGGAGAAAGCCAGCGAGATCTCGGTCGCCGCGGAGGAG GAGTTCAACATAGAGAAGCTGCAGCTGGTGGAGTCGGAGAAGCGGAGGATCAGGCAGGACTACGAGCGCAAGGCGAAGCAGGTGGACGTTGGAAGGAAGAT CGAGTACTCGACGCAGCTGAACGCGGCGCGGATCAAGGTGCTGCGGGCGCAGGACGGCGTGGTGGGCGAGATGAAGGAGGATGCCGGCAAGAGCCTCCTCCGCGTCACCAAGGACGCCACCGCCTACAGGAAGGTCCTCAAGGGCCTCATCGTGCAG AGCCTGCTCCGGCTGAGGGAGCCGTCGGTGGTGCTGCGGTGCCGGGAGGCGGATCGCGGGCACGTCGAGTCGGTGCTGGAGGCGGCGAAGAAGGAGTACGCCGAGAAGGCTAAGGTGAACCTCCCCAAGATCCTCATCGACGGCAAGgtctacctcccgccgcccAAGACCGCCCGTGACGCCCATGGCCCCTTCTG CTCTGGAGGTGTGGTGATTGCATCGCAGGATGGCAAGATCGTCTGCAACAACACGCTGGATGCGAGGGTGGAAATCTCTTTCAAGCAAAAGCTTCCTGAGGTATATATGTCTTACCTCATCCATCAATGCATGGTAATTCAGTGGATTTGA
- the LOC127772860 gene encoding V-type proton ATPase subunit E2-like isoform X2: MNDADVGKQIQQMVRFILQEAEEKASEISVAAEEEFNIEKLQLVESEKRRIRQDYERKAKQVDVGRKIEYSTQLNAARIKVLRAQDGVVGEMKEDAGKSLLRVTKDATAYRKVLKGLIVQSLLRLREPSVVLRCREADRGHVESVLEAAKKEYAEKAKVNLPKILIDGKVYLPPPKTARDAHGPFCSGGVVIASQDGKIVCNNTLDARVEISFKQKLPEIRKKLFSQKVSQ, encoded by the exons ATGAACGATGCCGACGTCGGGAAGCAGATCCAGCAGATGGTCAGGTTCATCCTGCAGGAGGCCGAGGAGAAAGCCAGCGAGATCTCGGTCGCCGCGGAGGAG GAGTTCAACATAGAGAAGCTGCAGCTGGTGGAGTCGGAGAAGCGGAGGATCAGGCAGGACTACGAGCGCAAGGCGAAGCAGGTGGACGTTGGAAGGAAGAT CGAGTACTCGACGCAGCTGAACGCGGCGCGGATCAAGGTGCTGCGGGCGCAGGACGGCGTGGTGGGCGAGATGAAGGAGGATGCCGGCAAGAGCCTCCTCCGCGTCACCAAGGACGCCACCGCCTACAGGAAGGTCCTCAAGGGCCTCATCGTGCAG AGCCTGCTCCGGCTGAGGGAGCCGTCGGTGGTGCTGCGGTGCCGGGAGGCGGATCGCGGGCACGTCGAGTCGGTGCTGGAGGCGGCGAAGAAGGAGTACGCCGAGAAGGCTAAGGTGAACCTCCCCAAGATCCTCATCGACGGCAAGgtctacctcccgccgcccAAGACCGCCCGTGACGCCCATGGCCCCTTCTG CTCTGGAGGTGTGGTGATTGCATCGCAGGATGGCAAGATCGTCTGCAACAACACGCTGGATGCGAGGGTGGAAATCTCTTTCAAGCAAAAGCTTCCTGAG ATCAGGAAGAAGCTCTTCAGCCAGAAAGTGTCACAATAA
- the LOC127772585 gene encoding serotonin N-acetyltransferase 1, chloroplastic — MAPAASASAVVTPSSFRCVPTASCGLGARGKAPAPRRLLHDHAQGKKRAAATWSLKAGLWDSLRSGFLKSNNSTETVEPPSAPIEEEEPLPEELVLLERTLADGSTEQIIFSSAGDVNVYDLQALCDKVGWPRRPLTKIAASLRNSYLVATLHSVTTPSKAEGEERKQLIGMARATSDHAFNATIWDVLVDPSYQGQGLGKALMEKVIRTLLQRDISNITLFADNKVVDFYKNLGFEADPQGIKGMFWYPRF; from the exons atggcgcccgccgcctccgcctccgccgtcgtcacACCGTCCTCTTTCAGATGCGTCCCCACGGCGTCGTGCGGTTTGGGGGCCCGGGGTAAggcccccgcgccgcgccggctgcTCCACGACCACGCGCAAG GTAAAAAACGGGCTGCGGCAACTTGGTCCTTGAAGGCTGGTCTGTGGGACTCCCTTAGATCCGG ATTTTTGAAGAGTAATAACAGTACAGAGACAGTAGAGCCACCATCAGCACCAATTGAAGAGGAAGAACCTTTGCCCGAGGAACTAGTACTCCTAGAAAGGACACTTGCTGATGGCAGCACAGAGCAGATCATATTTTCTTCAGCTGGAGATGTTAATGTGTATGATCTCCAAGCTTTATGCGACAAG GTGGGATGGCCACGCAGACCCCTAACCAAAATAGCAGCATCCTTAAGAAACAGTTACCTGGTTGCTACACTACATTCAGTTACTACGCCTTCAAAAGCAG agggagaagagaggaagcaACTAATTGGTATGGCGCGAGCAACTTCAGACCATGCCTTTAATGCTACCATTTGGGATGTTCTCGTTGACCCTTCATATCAG GGTCAAGGTCTTGGTAAAGCGTTAATGGAGAAAGTAATCCGAACTTTGCTCCAGAGAGACATCAGCAATATTACGCTGTTTGCAGATAACAAAG TTGTAGATTTCTACAAGAACTTGGGATTCGAAGCTGACCCTCAAGGCATCAAGGGCATGTTCTGGTACCCCAGATTTTAG
- the LOC127772650 gene encoding probable inactive receptor kinase At5g58300 — MQHLVLIAFLSASFLFLHIPCARCADLNSDRQALLAFAASVPHGRKLNWTLTTQVCTSWVGIKCTPDGRRVRELRLPAVGLFGPIPSDTLGKLDALQVLSLRSNRLTISLPPDVASIPSLHSLYLQHNNLSGIIPTSLSSNLTFLDLSYNSFDGEIPLKVQNITQLTALLLQNNSLSGPIPDLHLPNLRHLNLSNNNLSGPIPPSLQKFPASSFFGNAFLCGLPLEPCPGTAPSPSPMSPLPPNTKKSFWKRLSLGVIIAIAAGGGLLLLILIVVLLICIFKRKKDGEPGIASFSSKGKAAAGGRAEKSKQEYSSSGIQEAERNKLIFFNGCSYNFDLEDLLRASAEVLGKGSYGTTYKAVLEDGTTVVVKRLKEVVAGKREFEQQMEIIGRVGQHQNAVQLRAYYYSKDEKLLVYDYMTPGSLCAALHGNRTAGRTTLDWATRVKISLEAARGIAHLHAEGGGKFIHGNIKSSNILLSQGLSACISEFGLVQLMAIPHIPARLIGYRAPEVLETKRQTQKSDVYSYGVLLLEMLTGKAPLRSPGREDSIEHLPRWVQSVVREEWTSEVFDADLLRHPNSEDEMVQMLQLAMACVAIVPDQRPRMEEVVRRIEEIRNSSSGTRSSPEDKLKEEAIQIT; from the exons ATGCAGCACCTTGTGCTCATAGCCTTTCTTTCTGCTTCGTTTTTGTTTCTGCACATCCCTTGTGCCAGATGTGCTGACCTAAACTCAGACAGGCAGGCCCTTCTTGCATTTGCTGCATCAGTGCCCCATGGTCGAAAACTCAACTGGACTCTCACGACTCAAGTCTGCACATCGTGGGTTGGGATTAAATGCACACCAGATGGGAGGCGTGTTCGTGAATTGCGTCTACCTGCAGTAGGGCTCTTTGGTCCCATCCCCTCAGACACACTTGGCAAGCTTGACGCGCTACAGGTGTTGAGCCTTAGATCCAATCGTCTCACCATTAGCCTCCCCCCTGATGTAGCATCCATTCCTTCCCTGCATTCTCTTTACCTTCAGCACAACAACTTGTCCGGAATTATACCAACTTCACTATCTTCCAACCTAACATTCCTAGACCTGTCGTACAACTCTTTCGATGGAGAAATCCCATTGAAAGTGCAAAATATCACTCAACTTACTGCATTGCTTCTCCAGAATAACTCTCTTTCTGGACCCATCCCTGACCTTCACCTCCCCAATTTGAGACATTTAAATTTAAGCAACAATAACCTGAGTGGGCCCATACCGCCTTCCCTGCAGAAATTCCCAGCCAGTTCATTCTTCGGGAATGCTTTTCTCTGTGGACTTCCACTGGAACCATGTCCAGGAACAgcaccttctccttctccgaTGTCGCCATTGCCCCCAAATACCAAGAAAAGCTTCTGGAAAAGGCTTAGCCTTGGTGTCATAATTGCAATAGCTGCTGGAGGAGGGTTATTACTTCTGATTTTGATTGTTGTGCTCTTGATATGCATcttcaaaagaaagaaagatggcGAGCCTGGCATAGCTTCATTTTCATCCAAAGGAAAGGCTGCTGCAGGTGGAAGAGCTGAAAAATCAAAGCAGGAGTACAGCAGTAGTGGTATTCAAGAAGCAGAGAGGAATAAATTGATTTTCTTTAATGGCTGTTCGTATAATTTTGACCTGGAGGATCTATTGAGGGCCTCAGCTGAAGTCCTTGGAAAAGGAAGTTATGGGACTACCTATAAAGCTGTTCTTGAGGATGGCACAACCGTGGTAGTTAAAAGACTGAAGGAAGTGGTCGCAGGAAAGAGGGAATTTGAACAGCAAATGGAGATAATCGGCAGAGTTGGCCAGCACCAAAATGCTGTTCAATTGCGTGCTTACTATTACTCCAAGGACGAGAAGCTTTTGGTGTATGACTATATGACACCTGGTAGCCTTTGTGCTGCTTTGCATG GGAATAGAACTGCTGGAAGAACTACATTGGATTGGGCAACGAGAGTAAAGATATCTCTGGAAGCTGCACGTGGGATTGCTCATCTTCATGCTGAGGGGGGTGGAAAGTTCATCCATGGAAACATCAAGTCAAGTAATATTCTTCTCTCGCAGGGACTCAGTGCTTGTATCTCCGAATTTGGCCTTGTGCAGCTCATGGCCATCCCTCATATCCCAGCACGGCTCATTGGATACCGTGCACCGGAGGTCCTTGAGACCAAAAGGCAAACACAGAAATCCGATGTCTACAGCTACGGTGTGCTACTCCTTGAGATGCTAACAGGAAAAGCTCCTCTTAGATCCCCAGGCCGTGAGGATTCCATTGAACACCTCCCAAGATGGGTGCAATCCGTGGTTCGAGAAGAATGGACCTCCGAGGTTTTCGATGCCGACCTGTTGAGGCATCCGAACAGCGAGGATGAAATGGTTCAGATGCTCCAGCTCGCCATGGCATGCGTTGCAATTGTTCCCGACCAGCGGCCTCGAATGGAGGAAGTGGTAAGGAGGATTGAGGAGATCAGGAACTCCTCCTCGGGGACGAGGTCATCCCCCGAGGACAAGCTAAAGGAGGAAGCAATCCAGATCACCTGA
- the LOC127772658 gene encoding thioredoxin H5, whose translation MGCCGSSTVDAEEHLDYSGGNVTLVTDQKNWDNTMEEVAEHGKTVVLKFSAIWCTPCRNAAPLFAELSLKYPDIVFVSVDVDEMPELVTQYDVRATPTFIFMKNNEEIDKLVGGNHEDLQEKFEQLNRPKLYDDV comes from the exons ATGGGTTGCTGTGGCAGC agcacTGTAGACGCCGAGGAGCACCTGGACTACAGTGGCGGAAATGTGACTTTGGTAACTGATCAAAAGAATTGGGACAATACAATGGAAGAAGTAGCTGAGCATGGCAAAACA GTTGTGCTAAAATTCAGTGCAATTTGGTGCACTCCGTGTAGGAATGCTGCCCCTCTATTCGCTGAACTTTCACTGAAGTATCCTGACATTGTTTTCGTGTCCGTGGATGTAGACGAAATGCCG GAGCTGGTGACGCAATACGATGTGCGTGCAACCCCAACGTTCATCTTCATGAAAAACAATGAGGAGATTGATAAGCTTGTTGGAGGCAACCATGAAGATCTTCAGGAAAAGTTCGAACAGCTTAACCGGCCAAAGTTATATGATGATGTAtaa